One Jeotgalicoccus saudimassiliensis DNA window includes the following coding sequences:
- a CDS encoding NAD(P)/FAD-dependent oxidoreductase, translating to MKKHYKLVILGGGAGGISTASRVLSKKKDLKDDVLIIEPGDYHYFQPAWPLVGSGVEKLRSTKKPTEKVIPKGARWLQASVKNADPVKREITADSTVISYEYLIVALGIELNYDAIKGAKEFIGKNSVCTNYLYDFVEYTYESLKNTKTGNILVTKPKSKIKGGVSAENSLFTMDDFVKQHDRHVDIIFRSGRDEIFEVKKYNDSLISQMEEKHIDYMLNEELVEVNGDEKIAVFKNTVNGDIHTVPFEMIVITPPMHGPRVLENSGLLDDEGWVDVDKHTMMHKKYTTVFSLGDASSLPTVKMGAAVRQQLPVLVDNLIERMNDKEPSHKYDGKTACPIATEYGELILAEFGYDRIPSETTFLNQADDKKIFYQFKKNMLPIMYWHAMLKGKG from the coding sequence ATGAAAAAGCACTATAAACTAGTTATTCTCGGCGGAGGTGCAGGCGGGATTTCGACAGCCAGCCGTGTACTGTCAAAAAAGAAGGATTTAAAAGATGACGTCTTAATTATAGAGCCTGGTGACTATCATTATTTCCAGCCCGCATGGCCGTTAGTTGGAAGCGGTGTGGAAAAACTGCGGTCCACAAAGAAACCTACTGAAAAAGTAATCCCGAAAGGCGCCCGCTGGCTGCAGGCCTCTGTTAAAAATGCAGACCCGGTTAAAAGGGAAATTACAGCTGACAGCACTGTTATCAGCTACGAGTATTTAATCGTCGCGCTCGGTATTGAATTAAACTACGATGCCATCAAAGGGGCGAAAGAGTTTATCGGCAAAAACAGTGTCTGTACAAACTATCTGTATGACTTTGTTGAATACACTTATGAATCACTGAAAAACACCAAGACCGGAAATATACTGGTGACAAAGCCAAAATCTAAAATTAAGGGCGGTGTATCTGCTGAGAACTCGCTGTTTACGATGGATGATTTCGTAAAACAGCATGACCGCCATGTTGATATTATATTCCGGAGCGGCCGGGATGAAATATTTGAAGTGAAGAAATATAACGACAGTCTGATCAGCCAGATGGAAGAAAAACATATCGATTATATGCTGAATGAGGAACTTGTTGAAGTCAACGGTGATGAAAAAATTGCCGTCTTTAAAAATACAGTGAACGGTGATATTCATACCGTACCTTTTGAAATGATTGTAATCACACCGCCGATGCACGGCCCAAGAGTACTGGAAAATTCAGGACTGCTCGACGACGAAGGCTGGGTCGACGTTGATAAGCATACGATGATGCACAAAAAGTATACGACGGTATTTTCACTTGGAGACGCATCAAGCCTGCCGACAGTAAAAATGGGAGCAGCCGTAAGACAGCAGCTGCCCGTACTCGTTGATAATCTGATTGAACGTATGAACGATAAAGAACCGTCCCATAAATACGACGGCAAGACTGCATGCCCGATTGCTACTGAATACGGTGAGCTGATACTCGCTGAGTTCGGCTATGACAGAATCCCGTCAGAAACGACATTCCTCAATCAGGCAGATGATAAGAAGATATTTTATCAGTTTAAAAAGAATATGCTGCCGATTATGTACTGGCATGCCATGCTGAAAGGGAAAGGTTAG
- a CDS encoding ABC transporter substrate-binding protein, giving the protein MRRKYCLLLMIILLLVAAACSNDEAVETTENESAESTKTGDVVVGFDQDLSTVDPHGTNDVNAIQIRRHLYQTLVAREIDMSHKPGLATEWNQVDETTWNFKLAEGVTFHNGSEFTADDVKASLERVQDPSISAPTVFLFEMIEDIEVVGDYELNITTAYPFAPLPDNLAHTAASIMSKESIDADYQNAIEQAGLDLTVEDYYELRDAGGEPFTEVSEQIAEHTSAYLSEHPDGTNYVKFKARAPGQNIEFERFEDYKGESNIDNLTFVIIPESGSMMAELESGGVNITTPVDMAMMDRVNSSDSTEFVESESLRTNYLGFNTEQEPFNDVKVRQAIDFAIDREELKEGIYNGQASIPNSMISAQVFGHDAELPEVGQDMEKAEAALAESNHSDGFDATIWVNDSQDLIDSAVYIQEQLKALNINITIEQFEMATFMERLGQGQHDMFLLSFTASTGDADYLISALTLSTNRGFGGNRAFYTNDEVDTVLETARSATEDDERLAEYTNIHNMLREDVPYAPLVHTNMSLAYNTVQIDGVELDAAGYIRLENLTFK; this is encoded by the coding sequence ATGCGTAGAAAGTATTGTTTGTTATTGATGATAATTCTCCTGTTAGTGGCTGCAGCCTGCTCGAATGATGAGGCTGTTGAGACCACTGAAAATGAGAGTGCTGAAAGTACCAAAACCGGTGATGTTGTGGTCGGTTTTGATCAGGATTTATCAACTGTTGATCCACACGGAACGAATGATGTGAATGCAATTCAAATCAGAAGACATCTGTATCAGACGCTTGTTGCACGTGAAATTGATATGTCTCATAAACCGGGACTGGCGACTGAATGGAATCAGGTGGATGAAACGACATGGAACTTTAAGCTGGCTGAAGGTGTAACCTTCCATAATGGTTCTGAGTTTACAGCGGATGATGTGAAAGCTTCGCTTGAACGCGTGCAGGATCCGAGCATCAGTGCCCCTACCGTCTTCCTTTTCGAAATGATTGAAGATATTGAGGTAGTCGGTGATTATGAATTGAATATCACAACTGCTTATCCATTCGCCCCGCTGCCTGATAATCTGGCGCATACAGCAGCAAGCATTATGAGTAAGGAAAGTATTGATGCAGATTACCAGAATGCAATTGAGCAGGCGGGTCTTGATTTGACTGTGGAAGATTATTATGAGTTAAGAGATGCCGGCGGTGAACCATTTACAGAGGTTTCGGAACAAATCGCTGAGCATACAAGTGCTTATTTATCAGAGCATCCGGATGGTACAAACTACGTTAAATTTAAAGCGAGAGCACCCGGTCAGAACATAGAGTTCGAACGTTTTGAAGATTATAAAGGTGAAAGTAATATCGATAATCTCACGTTTGTGATTATTCCGGAATCTGGGTCGATGATGGCTGAACTTGAATCCGGCGGTGTGAATATAACAACACCTGTCGATATGGCAATGATGGACAGAGTGAACAGCAGCGACAGTACAGAGTTTGTTGAATCAGAGTCTCTCAGAACAAACTATCTCGGTTTTAATACAGAACAAGAACCTTTCAATGATGTTAAAGTCCGTCAGGCGATTGATTTTGCTATCGACAGAGAAGAGTTAAAAGAAGGTATTTACAATGGACAGGCGTCAATTCCAAACAGTATGATATCTGCACAGGTATTTGGTCATGATGCGGAACTGCCTGAAGTCGGACAGGATATGGAAAAAGCTGAAGCGGCACTTGCAGAATCGAATCACTCAGACGGTTTTGATGCGACGATTTGGGTAAATGACAGTCAGGATCTGATTGATTCGGCGGTATATATTCAGGAACAGCTGAAAGCACTGAATATTAATATAACGATTGAACAATTTGAAATGGCTACATTTATGGAACGTTTAGGACAGGGACAGCATGACATGTTCCTGCTGAGTTTTACTGCTTCAACGGGTGATGCGGACTACCTGATTTCTGCGCTGACACTGAGTACTAACAGAGGTTTCGGAGGTAATCGGGCATTCTATACAAATGATGAAGTGGATACAGTACTTGAGACAGCAAGAAGTGCGACAGAGGATGATGAAAGATTGGCTGAGTATACAAATATTCATAATATGCTTCGTGAAGATGTACCGTATGCACCACTGGTTCATACGAATATGAGTCTTGCATATAACACTGTACAGATTGATGGTGTTGAACTCGATGCAGCAGGCTATATCAGATTGGAGAATCTTACTTTTAAATAA
- the mqo gene encoding malate dehydrogenase (quinone), producing the protein MDNNSSKSIILIGAGIMSTTLGTFLKNLEPGWNIKMFERLDVSGNESSHETNNAGTGHAALCELNYTVEQQDGSIDIEKAKTINEQFEISKQFWSYLVKSKHINNPKEFIRPLPHISFVMGAGNVDFLKRRYEALAPHPMFQDLEYTEDNSVIKNWIPLMMNGRNSEESVAASKIDDGTDVNFGELTRKMARSIDGHKNASIHYRHEVQDFRQLEDGKWEVKVHNIKESKIEYHAADYIFIGAGGHAIPLLQKTGIPESKHLGGFPISGAFLVCNNPEVVGRHNAKVYGKEPYGTPPMTVPHLDRRYIQGQESLLFGPFAAIGPKFLKYGSNMDMFKSIKPDNMLTLVSAGIKNMPLVKYSIQQVMMRKSDRMAELRKFVPDAKDEDWDIHIAGKRVQVIKDSEEHGKGFIQFGTEVVSSEDNTVIALLGESPGASVSVSVALEVFKQSFPEYRETWETKLKEMIPSYGQSLIENSKLLYEIREMTAKELELK; encoded by the coding sequence ATGGATAATAACTCTTCTAAAAGCATTATATTAATCGGTGCGGGAATTATGAGTACAACACTGGGCACATTTTTGAAAAATCTGGAGCCCGGCTGGAATATTAAAATGTTTGAAAGACTGGATGTATCCGGAAATGAAAGTTCACATGAAACCAATAACGCAGGTACAGGTCATGCTGCATTGTGTGAGCTGAACTATACTGTTGAACAACAAGACGGATCCATCGATATTGAGAAAGCCAAAACAATCAATGAACAGTTTGAAATCTCGAAGCAGTTCTGGTCTTATCTTGTTAAGAGCAAACATATAAATAATCCGAAGGAATTTATCCGTCCCCTGCCGCATATCAGTTTTGTGATGGGGGCAGGTAACGTGGATTTTCTGAAACGCCGTTATGAAGCACTGGCGCCCCACCCGATGTTTCAGGATTTGGAATACACAGAGGATAACAGTGTAATCAAAAACTGGATTCCATTAATGATGAATGGACGCAATTCGGAGGAATCTGTTGCAGCAAGTAAAATTGACGACGGTACAGATGTGAACTTCGGTGAATTAACACGTAAGATGGCGCGCAGTATTGATGGCCATAAAAATGCATCAATTCATTACCGTCACGAAGTACAGGATTTCAGACAGCTTGAAGACGGCAAATGGGAAGTTAAGGTTCATAATATAAAGGAAAGCAAAATAGAATATCATGCAGCGGACTATATTTTTATCGGTGCCGGCGGACATGCCATTCCGCTGCTGCAGAAAACAGGGATACCTGAAAGTAAGCACCTTGGAGGGTTTCCAATCAGCGGTGCCTTCCTGGTATGTAACAATCCTGAAGTTGTCGGGAGACATAACGCAAAAGTATACGGCAAAGAACCATATGGTACACCGCCGATGACAGTGCCGCATCTGGACAGACGTTATATTCAGGGACAAGAAAGTCTGCTGTTTGGGCCGTTTGCTGCCATCGGACCGAAGTTTTTAAAATACGGTTCGAATATGGATATGTTCAAATCGATTAAACCGGACAATATGCTGACACTCGTATCTGCGGGTATTAAAAACATGCCGCTGGTGAAATATTCAATTCAGCAGGTAATGATGCGTAAATCAGACAGAATGGCAGAGCTTAGAAAATTTGTGCCGGATGCAAAAGATGAAGACTGGGATATTCATATTGCAGGTAAACGTGTTCAGGTCATTAAAGATAGTGAAGAACACGGAAAAGGATTCATTCAGTTCGGAACGGAAGTGGTCAGTTCAGAAGATAACACTGTAATCGCACTGCTTGGAGAATCACCGGGCGCATCAGTATCGGTATCAGTGGCACTCGAGGTATTTAAGCAGAGCTTCCCGGAATACCGGGAAACGTGGGAAACAAAATTGAAAGAAATGATTCCATCATACGGGCAGTCATTAATCGAGAACAGTAAACTGCTGTATGAGATCAGAGAAATGACGGCAAAAGAACTGGAATTGAAATAA
- a CDS encoding universal stress protein, whose protein sequence is MYKSILVPFDFGNSFDNVPAQLAKLTNGSKESTITIFNVITENEMADNVKYQGKHFDDIAKERVGNMQFFTEQLDEYGLNYKIYFGTGRVIAELKKEIESNEYELVVMSNKRSKRTLKHVLGHVTHKVAKRANIPVMIIK, encoded by the coding sequence ATGTATAAAAGTATTTTAGTCCCGTTTGATTTTGGGAACTCTTTTGATAATGTGCCTGCTCAACTTGCAAAACTGACGAACGGCAGTAAAGAATCAACGATAACAATTTTTAACGTCATCACAGAAAATGAAATGGCGGATAACGTGAAATATCAGGGGAAACATTTTGACGATATAGCAAAAGAAAGAGTAGGAAATATGCAGTTCTTCACAGAACAGCTCGATGAGTATGGTCTGAACTACAAAATTTATTTTGGAACTGGACGTGTAATCGCGGAACTTAAAAAAGAAATCGAAAGCAATGAATACGAGCTCGTCGTAATGAGTAATAAGCGCTCGAAAAGAACGCTTAAACATGTACTGGGCCATGTCACGCATAAAGTGGCAAAACGCGCGAACATACCGGTAATGATTATTAAATAA
- a CDS encoding ABC transporter ATP-binding protein: MARLHFKNIKKQYNHSDSNAVKDFSLDIKEGEFIVFVGPSGCGKSTILRMIAGLEDITDGEFYIGDTLMNSIPPKKRDIAMVFQNYALYPHMTVFDNIAFGLKMHKVSKHDIKIKVGRAAAILGLTDYLHRKPKALSGGQRQRVALGRAIVREANVFLMDEPLSNLDAKLRVQMRAEIMQLHQRLKTTTIYVTHDQTEAMTMASRIVIMNNGEIMQVGTPEAVYKTPANLFTAQFIGSPAMNIIDCNFDGIHLTAGSITITPTDAASHMLNTLGYKGKPVKLGIRPENVMLYDEDKHADGTPFKATVRISEMPGSEVIIYAELEGQSVTVKDGPENQSEPGDTITAAFDMSKAHLFNAETGERITDK, translated from the coding sequence ATGGCCCGGTTACATTTTAAAAATATTAAAAAACAATATAATCATTCAGATTCTAATGCTGTAAAAGATTTCAGTCTGGATATAAAAGAAGGCGAGTTCATCGTTTTTGTCGGACCGTCAGGGTGTGGTAAATCTACTATCCTCCGCATGATAGCCGGTCTTGAAGACATTACAGACGGTGAATTTTATATCGGTGATACACTGATGAACAGCATCCCTCCAAAAAAACGCGATATTGCGATGGTTTTTCAGAATTATGCCCTGTATCCGCATATGACTGTATTCGATAATATCGCTTTCGGACTGAAAATGCACAAAGTATCAAAGCATGACATAAAGATAAAAGTCGGGCGGGCTGCAGCAATTCTCGGATTGACTGACTATCTCCACAGGAAACCGAAAGCACTGTCCGGCGGACAGAGGCAGCGTGTCGCACTCGGCCGTGCAATCGTCAGAGAAGCCAATGTCTTTCTAATGGACGAACCGTTGTCGAATCTCGACGCTAAATTACGTGTACAGATGAGAGCTGAAATTATGCAGCTTCATCAGCGCCTGAAAACGACAACTATATACGTCACACACGATCAGACTGAAGCAATGACGATGGCATCGAGAATTGTCATTATGAATAACGGTGAAATAATGCAGGTCGGCACACCGGAAGCGGTCTATAAAACACCGGCCAATCTGTTTACCGCCCAATTTATCGGTTCACCAGCGATGAATATCATAGACTGCAACTTCGATGGAATACACCTGACTGCCGGAAGCATAACAATCACTCCGACTGATGCAGCCAGTCACATGCTGAATACGCTCGGGTATAAAGGGAAGCCTGTTAAACTCGGCATCCGTCCGGAAAATGTTATGTTATATGACGAAGACAAACATGCCGATGGTACTCCGTTTAAAGCAACAGTCAGAATTTCTGAAATGCCTGGTTCAGAAGTGATTATTTATGCGGAACTTGAAGGTCAGTCAGTGACAGTGAAAGACGGTCCTGAAAATCAAAGCGAACCGGGCGATACCATTACCGCTGCATTTGATATGAGCAAAGCACATTTATTTAATGCAGAAACCGGGGAAAGAATTACTGATAAATGA
- a CDS encoding universal stress protein, protein MYKKILLPYDFGNSFDNVPDQLTKLTEDTEGAMITIFNVITEQEMSGDVKFNGKRFNEIQADKVNELKPFTDELEKRNLDYEVRFETGRVINKLMKEIENNDYEIIVMSNKRSKMDIKHVLGHVTHKIAKRVNTPVMIIK, encoded by the coding sequence ATGTATAAAAAAATATTACTGCCGTATGATTTCGGGAACTCTTTCGATAATGTACCCGATCAGCTCACCAAGCTGACGGAAGACACAGAGGGCGCCATGATCACTATATTTAACGTTATTACTGAACAGGAAATGTCGGGTGATGTGAAGTTCAACGGTAAACGTTTCAATGAGATACAGGCGGATAAAGTAAATGAACTTAAGCCTTTTACAGATGAACTGGAGAAACGTAATCTGGATTACGAAGTACGATTTGAAACCGGTCGTGTAATTAACAAGCTTATGAAGGAAATTGAGAATAACGATTATGAAATTATTGTGATGAGCAATAAACGGTCTAAAATGGATATTAAACATGTACTTGGCCACGTTACCCATAAAATTGCGAAGCGTGTAAACACGCCTGTAATGATTATTAAATAA
- a CDS encoding BCCT family transporter, protein MKDPSNPGNKKLSKVFIYSVLIVGLLVVIGAVNPERFGAVAGAISNWVSNYFGWYYMIITSATLFFCIFLIFSPIGKLKLGKPHHEPEFSTRSWLTMLFSAGMGIGVVFYSTSEPIAHFFMPATAEPESQEAMLEAIRATIFHWGAHAWGMYGAVALALAYFQFRKGESGLLSKTLRPILGDKVDGPIGILIDVLTVFATVIGVAVSLGVGTTQINGGLNYLFGVPINLTAQGLIIGAVTILFLASAWSGLSKGIKYLSNLNMIIASILLLVVLFLGPTMLILNMLPTAAGEYINTFVARTLDAAPLSSSKNSWLQSWTIYYWAWWLSWSPFVGIFIARVSKGRTVREFVLALLTVPTTIGIIWFTVFGVTGIEIASSVSEVIGHGPETQLFAIFNELPLSVPLSILAIILVSSFFITSADSATFVLGMQTSYGSLRPRSSIKIVWGISLSAIAYVLLLSGGETGLEALQSAAIIAALPFSFVIIMMMISFYKDANEERKYLGLTITPNSKRMQEYLKKEEREYQEQKNAGVDERDL, encoded by the coding sequence ATGAAGGATCCTTCAAACCCAGGTAATAAAAAATTGTCGAAAGTATTTATTTATTCGGTTTTAATCGTCGGACTGCTTGTCGTTATCGGAGCTGTTAATCCCGAGCGTTTTGGAGCCGTTGCAGGTGCGATATCAAACTGGGTCAGTAACTATTTCGGCTGGTATTACATGATTATTACTTCAGCCACTTTATTCTTTTGTATATTTCTCATTTTCAGCCCCATCGGGAAATTAAAACTCGGTAAGCCTCATCACGAGCCTGAGTTCAGTACACGGTCATGGCTGACAATGCTGTTCAGCGCAGGGATGGGTATCGGGGTTGTGTTTTACAGCACTTCCGAACCAATTGCACACTTCTTTATGCCCGCCACTGCAGAACCCGAGTCACAGGAAGCAATGCTCGAAGCTATTCGTGCAACAATTTTCCACTGGGGTGCCCACGCATGGGGGATGTACGGTGCAGTTGCTTTAGCGCTTGCCTATTTCCAATTCAGAAAAGGTGAATCCGGATTACTGTCAAAAACATTACGTCCCATTTTAGGTGATAAAGTTGACGGTCCAATCGGTATCCTCATCGATGTGTTAACTGTATTTGCGACAGTCATCGGCGTCGCTGTATCTCTCGGTGTCGGTACAACACAAATTAACGGCGGTCTCAATTATCTTTTCGGAGTCCCTATCAACCTGACAGCCCAGGGACTGATTATTGGAGCAGTAACGATTCTGTTTCTTGCCAGTGCATGGAGCGGCTTAAGTAAGGGCATTAAATATTTAAGCAATCTTAATATGATTATCGCATCAATTTTACTGCTGGTTGTACTGTTTCTCGGTCCGACAATGCTCATATTAAATATGCTTCCTACTGCTGCCGGTGAGTACATCAATACATTTGTAGCAAGAACACTGGATGCGGCCCCGTTAAGCAGTAGTAAAAACAGCTGGCTGCAGTCGTGGACGATTTACTACTGGGCATGGTGGCTCAGCTGGAGTCCTTTTGTCGGCATTTTCATTGCGCGAGTTTCAAAAGGCCGTACAGTGCGTGAGTTCGTACTGGCACTGCTTACTGTGCCGACAACTATCGGTATAATATGGTTTACCGTCTTCGGTGTTACCGGTATAGAAATTGCAAGTTCTGTTTCAGAAGTCATTGGCCACGGTCCCGAAACACAGCTGTTCGCTATATTTAATGAATTGCCGCTCAGCGTACCGCTGTCAATTCTGGCAATTATACTCGTATCCTCATTCTTTATCACATCAGCCGACTCAGCTACTTTCGTACTCGGTATGCAGACATCATATGGATCACTCCGTCCCCGGTCGAGTATTAAAATCGTATGGGGCATCAGCTTATCGGCAATTGCTTATGTTCTGCTGCTGTCAGGCGGTGAAACCGGACTTGAGGCGCTTCAGTCGGCCGCAATTATCGCAGCACTGCCATTCAGCTTTGTCATTATTATGATGATGATTTCATTTTATAAAGATGCCAACGAAGAAAGAAAATATCTCGGTCTGACTATTACTCCGAATTCAAAACGTATGCAGGAGTATCTTAAAAAAGAAGAACGTGAATATCAGGAACAAAAAAATGCAGGTGTCGACGAAAGAGACCTGTAA
- a CDS encoding LytS/YhcK type 5TM receptor domain-containing protein, whose translation MFELLLIMLERLGLIVMLAFIATRLRFFRDMLSPAAPTKKQEYTAILFFGTFGIIGTYSGVTFQAEPFQLERFTTGILNTEAIANFRVIGVVLAGLFGGYKVGGAAGLMAGGHRMLLGGFTGFACGIATIAAGIFAAWFRSRNPGVTSRPLHVFAIGGAAEMMQMGLIVLLARPLADAVTLVQHIAIPMILANGVGCALFLLIIKSVEREKEKAAALQAQKVLRIAEQTLVYLKSGLTVQSAGHVSLILYKELKLKGVVIKESSRTLAEIGGKSDSMVTETLSSRLHTIGTVGFYFHSNVTALQKETLSGLVKLLNSQLELAEADKLYNLAQDAEINALQAQINPHFLFNTLNTVLSLIRIDPEKARAALRSLSKFIRHNLQSTTEDVHTVSDELEHIKSYLSIEQIRFEDRIKVSYHIEENCLDTALPALTLQPIIENAVKHGFKRKSGQCELQINIRQSNEDVHIYIEDNGTGADPEMMETLTSCPGNSTDGNGIALYNINKRLIMTFGRSCGLQFSSKPGSGMTVSFKIPSTFHYIRKDSFIYEADD comes from the coding sequence ATGTTCGAACTGTTACTGATTATGCTTGAACGGCTGGGCCTGATTGTAATGCTTGCCTTTATTGCAACACGTCTCAGGTTTTTCAGAGATATGCTTTCACCGGCAGCCCCAACGAAAAAGCAGGAATATACTGCAATTTTATTCTTTGGGACTTTCGGGATTATCGGTACATATTCCGGCGTTACTTTTCAGGCGGAACCATTTCAGCTTGAACGTTTTACAACAGGTATTTTAAATACAGAAGCAATTGCCAACTTCCGCGTCATCGGGGTAGTACTTGCGGGGTTATTCGGCGGCTATAAGGTCGGTGGCGCAGCAGGGCTTATGGCCGGCGGCCATCGGATGCTGCTCGGCGGGTTCACAGGATTTGCATGCGGTATTGCAACGATTGCAGCAGGTATTTTTGCAGCCTGGTTCCGTTCAAGAAATCCCGGAGTTACCTCCCGTCCTCTCCACGTGTTCGCGATAGGCGGCGCGGCGGAAATGATGCAGATGGGGCTGATTGTACTGCTTGCCCGTCCGCTGGCTGACGCTGTAACGCTCGTTCAGCACATTGCAATACCGATGATCCTTGCAAACGGAGTAGGCTGTGCGCTTTTCCTGTTAATTATTAAAAGTGTCGAAAGAGAAAAAGAGAAAGCAGCAGCTCTGCAGGCTCAAAAAGTACTCCGTATCGCCGAACAGACACTCGTTTATTTAAAATCCGGATTGACTGTACAGTCTGCCGGACACGTGTCTTTAATTTTGTATAAAGAATTAAAACTGAAAGGTGTGGTCATTAAAGAAAGCAGCCGCACACTTGCTGAAATCGGGGGAAAAAGCGATTCAATGGTCACTGAAACACTGAGCAGCAGACTGCACACAATCGGTACTGTCGGGTTTTACTTTCATTCCAATGTGACAGCTCTTCAGAAAGAAACGCTGTCTGGTCTGGTAAAACTGCTGAACAGCCAGCTTGAACTGGCCGAAGCTGATAAGCTCTATAATCTGGCACAGGATGCTGAAATCAATGCTTTACAGGCTCAGATAAACCCTCATTTCCTTTTCAACACTTTAAATACCGTGCTGTCGCTCATTCGCATCGATCCTGAAAAAGCGAGAGCCGCACTGAGATCATTGTCCAAATTTATAAGGCATAATCTGCAGTCCACTACCGAAGATGTTCATACGGTCAGTGACGAGCTCGAACATATAAAATCTTATTTATCAATTGAACAAATCCGGTTTGAAGACAGAATTAAAGTCTCATATCATATAGAAGAAAACTGTCTCGACACAGCACTGCCTGCACTGACTCTCCAGCCGATTATTGAAAATGCAGTAAAACACGGATTTAAAAGAAAAAGCGGACAGTGTGAGCTTCAAATCAACATCCGGCAAAGTAATGAAGATGTTCACATATATATAGAAGATAACGGCACAGGTGCAGACCCGGAGATGATGGAAACACTGACTTCATGTCCCGGGAATAGTACAGACGGCAATGGTATCGCGCTGTATAATATCAACAAAAGACTTATAATGACTTTCGGGCGGAGCTGCGGTCTTCAATTCAGTTCAAAACCGGGGTCCGGCATGACAGTATCTTTTAAAATACCCAGCACTTTCCACTATATTCGAAAGGATTCGTTTATATATGAAGCAGACGATTAA
- a CDS encoding LytR/AlgR family response regulator transcription factor: MKQTIKTLVADDEKYSLEELKFLLKEHPSIQITGEASTGQEALSKIISEEPELLLLDIDMPEMTGTELAVILKKMKNPPLIIFTTAYSEYAVDAFKVQAAGYLLKPVDETELAEAVRHAAELLESRRGPSTGKLAVGIDEAVTYLNPCDILFASRENNTTSVISLKGTFKSRMTLKDLESRLSNHPFFRVHKSYIVNTDMIIEMTPWFNGAFQLALSHTDVQIPVSRNYVKALRTQIEL; encoded by the coding sequence ATGAAGCAGACGATTAAAACACTCGTTGCAGATGATGAAAAGTACAGCCTTGAGGAATTAAAATTTTTACTGAAAGAACATCCCTCCATTCAGATTACCGGTGAAGCATCCACCGGACAGGAAGCCCTGTCCAAAATAATTTCCGAGGAGCCTGAACTGCTGCTTCTCGATATCGACATGCCTGAAATGACCGGCACAGAGCTCGCAGTGATTTTAAAGAAGATGAAAAATCCGCCGCTCATTATTTTTACTACTGCCTATTCTGAATACGCAGTGGATGCTTTCAAAGTACAGGCTGCCGGATATTTGCTGAAGCCTGTTGATGAAACAGAACTGGCCGAAGCTGTTCGCCACGCCGCTGAACTGTTGGAATCCAGACGCGGTCCGTCGACCGGGAAGCTCGCAGTCGGCATCGATGAAGCAGTAACTTATTTAAACCCCTGCGATATATTGTTTGCTTCAAGAGAAAATAACACGACATCAGTCATTTCATTAAAGGGAACGTTCAAAAGCAGAATGACTTTAAAGGATCTCGAATCCAGACTCTCGAATCATCCATTTTTCCGTGTTCATAAAAGTTATATCGTGAATACCGATATGATAATTGAAATGACACCCTGGTTTAACGGTGCTTTTCAGCTAGCGCTGAGTCATACAGATGTTCAAATTCCCGTCAGCAGAAATTACGTAAAAGCGCTGCGGACACAAATAGAATTATAA